The Tripterygium wilfordii isolate XIE 37 chromosome 1, ASM1340144v1, whole genome shotgun sequence sequence CACAAAGATATTGCTTCcgatgaaaatcgaactcaaaatctCCCGAGTCCATACGGTTTAACCCCAAAGAACTCTGGGTGACATTTCTACCATAGATTGCTCCATAATTAATTAGACCCTCAATTAGTGAGGGAGTAATACTTAATTCACAAAGCTGCCTTTGTTGAACAGGTAAGGTAACTAATCTACTGTTTAATTATTATCTCAATACTTTGATATATATAGCACACATGGGTGTtcaaactttatatatatatccacggATTAATTAATATTACCCTGCATAATTAATGTCAATCTTTCTAGATTAAAAAATAGTCCGTCCACTAAAAGCCATAGCATGCAAATTAAAAGCAAAACGGCTTGTAACATTCACATTGCGGTGTCTTGTTAAAAGCAATAGTTTAATTAACAGCAGGATCTATGATAATGAAAACAATTGAAGGTTGCATGGGAATGGGAGTTCAATAGATTCCAGTTAATCAATATTATGGCATGCTGGGCTGTAGCCAAACAATGTGTCTCCAATTCATGGAAAGGAGACGAAAGTATGTTTTccactactatatatatatataattaactaGTTTGTTTTGGGAGTTTCATGAACAGTTCAACACccaataaaaatatatgtttcACTGATCacttttacttgtttatttataTATCTTCTCAACGTGTAATTACTAGCTAGGCTTGTTTTGTGATGCATGCATGCTAGCCAGCTTTGtagaagttgaaaagtttgtgcaATATATAACAAAAGCTCCAGCGCCAACCATGCAATCTGTCTTCACATTCAACacggcttcttcttttttttgaagcTTTTCACATGTGTTTCATTTGCAAGTAGTAATCATGGGAATGAAATGCACGTCAAGACTTGTAGTCTCACATGGCATAACGCAACTtagtaatatataaataaaggtccaattatgtgttttttttaagtttaaGTAATTAGGAGATGACTCAATAGAACAAATTCATTCGAACTTACAACCTAAAGAGCGGACAATATCAAATAAACtaaagagaagaggaagaaaaatagGGATAACGAAAGTTATTGAATAAACGAGGAAGCGAAAGAGGGTTTAAAAGGAATAATGGTTAATTACAAAGGTGGAGGTTGAGGTCATGGCAATGAATATGGATCTTTTCATATCACAATTCACGGTCATTGTAGGCTGCGAAACTGGATCTAGTTAATTATCCATTATACACTTTCTCATGctaatcatcatcttcatataTATCCTCATTCTAGTAATTAATTAGTCTCCCAACCCATAATCCCAATCAGATTAATTGCTTTAGTTATAAAACTTTcctgctttaaaaaaaaaaatagaatttaaaTTAGTTGAGGATGTCTTTGTAGATAAAAAGATCGGAAAACTAAGGCAGGAATTGGATCACTGGTCCCCTCACAACAAATGTCTTATTACAGAGCATCTAGTGATAGATAGATAATCATAACTCATGACTAATTGTCATAGTTGTATGAGTTAATGTAATAGCTAGGCAATTTTCCAAATGAAAACGTAACTGTATACacgcatgtatatatatatatatatatatatggacggTTAACTAGAAGATATCCTGGTATGTTTAGTCGTAGTATTGTCGTCATCGATCTTCTTGTATAAATCTTTGGAAAATAGTTAAAATGGTGCATGTACTAAGTAGGAGATCACATAAAACACTATTTCAACAATCAAATCAACCAAACATGATTCAACTAAGTATATATGCTAGCTTATCATCATGTGGAGGCCTTTTAGTGGTCCAACAACACGCCTGTACTTGTATATATGTCCAAAAGcaattagtttttctttttctttttcttctttttttttgtgtgaaaagAACCCTCCCATAGTCCCATGAGTCGGCCCATCCCATGACTCACTTCTGCATGCTAAATTTCGGAGATGATAGTACATCTCAATATATACATGTCTCTTGTgagtcatgtatatatatagtcttgAGCACAAAATATATCAAGCTTGTATATGTCCGCCTAACCCACACATACCAAGGTCCGTCGTGCTACCTAGGCTACTCGATCTACAGGACATTCGAAAAGCAATTAAGTAATATTACTTAGCAatgcttaattaattatttagtgGTTAATCCAAgccaaaaatgttagggatcctagTAAAAagtatctcaattatcccaatagtggatcttgtcccttgattgatgtaagtgtaggggcccacaaaaccttatgattgaaccagagagtgacacatccactactgagatgactgagatgttttttactgggatccctaataTTTTTGTAATCAAGCCATCAATCAAGTGTGTAGAGTTAGAAACCAACATAGTCACGTTACTTAATTATAAAATTAGGGAAAGACAATGAGGGAACACCgagacatgtatatatatagatgcttTAAAGTTTAATCTTAATTAAACTTTGTAAAAAACTTTTAGTGAAGGCGTGCGTTTGCTATAAAGATGAATTCATGCACATCTTTTACTTTCTCGGTaattgccatatatatatatatatatatatataggaattcttcTATGTGGACCACAAAGTTGATCCacacttttgatccacataggataatttttctatatatataaccgTTAACAATGTAAGTTCTGCCGGCCTCCCAAACAACTTGTCCATGACCATATATATAAgggaaattgataaacaaaccccccctattttaaaccccctCCCCCTAGGTTGTCACTATTTgtcttgtcatgtcatgtcttttcatcatgtctgatctcatatacatacacacatatatatagatatatacatacacacacatatagggcagagaatatatatatacatttattaatttaaatgttttgattaagattatttgtttgctttttttaattattattatttttttaatttttgtgtaaagaaaagagaaattatatttttttgatattaatttcataattttgtaacacatagataataatttattcaagtacatgaataaaagcctcagatgaagatttgatgaatccatatgagtgcatgtacgcatctaatcgttcccatacggagtcgcccatgcagctgcacaagtatgtctacagtgaacccattcgGGTGCACAAGTATGTCCAATTTATagccatatatgtacacatgtatagtcagagaatatattctctgtcctatacagagaatatatattgAGTTGGAGTCCATGAGAGAGTGGTGGATTGAATACATGAACGGTCAAAAAAAGGGGCTGGCGAGTTTTACGATGCAAGGACCACTAAGCAAAAGGTgatgtttttttacaatttcaaaccattgaaAAGTCATTCAACGGATGAGATTGGAAAAAGTCATTAAAGTAGTCTAGAGAAGGTAGGGGGGTTGAAAGTAGGGGGGTTGGGATAGTGCTTCCCATATATAAGTTGTGTGAACAAGTGTGGAAAGAAACCTTGGACAAGGACTGATCATAAAAATAACCAAAGTTTCAATTTAAGGATTTGTACGTAGATCAATACTCAACGACACTGTTTCTTGTGATGTACAGACAAGCATGTAGTCAAACCCAATACAATTTTTATACCTAACATTATACGCAAGTTGCACCTACTAAAGAAAATACAGACTGACCTAGCTAATTACTACAACAATATTCTACAAGCTagtcaaattaatatatgtttttggGTCAAAGACGCTTCAGCTAGCAAGAGAAGAATAAAAACAAGAATGTAGaagaagataaaaatatatacaaatacttTGATGGCATGACAAGAGGAAATTAAAGAGAGATCagactactatatatatatatagtttgtgtTGTGTGCATGTACATAAGTCTGCATGACCACCGTCCAATGGATATGTGTGTCAACGCCTGCAACAAATCCTCTAGACCCGGCTTAATTTGCTTTTGACTAGAAGACCACCGAACGACTcctacataaatatatatatatatatacatatacatatattgatcAAACTCATTGTCATTATCTCTCAATTTTTATACCTCCaataaattccttttttttcttttatgttattCAATTGTTCATTGGGTATGGAAACACTTGATCGAGACAAGAATGATTAATTGTTAGGCATAAAGagttgtttatggtcttaattaatttgtttaataaaTTAGCTTCTAATTTTGAACAAGTTTCCCAAGTGGATCGGATAGCtcatcatttttaatttttattactcGAGTATGCCTTAAACCCTTCGTCTCGTCTTCCACCAAAGACTATAATATTGAAGCATTGGTCCCTCTTCTCTAATTAATATCTCAGACTCAGCCACTAGTGCTCAAAATTGACATTGTGCAAGCCAACCTATGTGTACTTACTAGTATTTAATTAGATTAATTATAACTAAAATTAGTTTTGACTAATTGGAACTGAATGCCCCCAGCTTATAGTAGTTGTAAGTTTTCCTATATATCGCTTTtaatgagacaaaaaaaaatgttcgatatatacatatatatagcttTAATTTGACTCATTAAAAGATTATTTGGAAATCCTTCGTATATGTTTTGTTAGCATAAAGTCAAATTCATATAACTGCTTGCTCTCTTCTGTGATGTACAGGAGATCAGTTGTTTTTGGCATTAGGGATAGTGGTGTTTGGGTTgtgaatgatgatgatatgtTCAGGTGTGTCAAGACTTGCTATCAGTCCAAAGATTCTTGATATGAGGATTCTTGCACTGAATCTTATCTTTTCACCAAATGTTATCTGTGCAATCTGAGAACGCAAGACTGCTGGTTCGAGATTACCTTATGGGAAAGAGACTTAGTATTTGTTTAATGTCAAGTGGGAAAAGTAGGAGATGGAATATTAATACGGAATGAAAGAACTCATGtgaacaaaatgaaaaacaacacatcacTGGAATACGTGTATCTGAAATTTTATTAACTGAGAATATATCTTGTAATGTATTGAGGCGtgttttacaagctaaaataaaaATGTAGTCGCAGAGACTACAGTCACGGAGGCTTGAAAAGTAAAAGGTTAAGTTAAGAACTAGTTGGTCGGAGCCATGCTAACTGTAAAGATAAGTGACCGAAGTTATTTCCTAAGAAAGCAGTAAAAGTTTGTAGACATGGAATCTATGTTTGATGCGAGGTTAGTGTGAatctgtcttcttcttctttttataacCTTTGTAGTGATCATGGAGACCTTCATCTCATGTTTTCTTAGCACAATCTGGACATGTTCTGTTGTGGAAGATCGTGGGAAACGATCTTCTTGTTTGTTGTTAGGTCAAAATTCTTCATAACCGCAACTTCTTCATGATAATGGGCACATGGTCAAAATCTTAGGTCgtgcttcttcttcaagatgGATGTGGAAGTATTCAGAATGTACATCCTGTCCCTCTCCTGGATTGTAGGCCTTGTGCTTTTGACTGAGAAAAAATGGCTAACAATCGCCATATTGTTAGTGCTCCTATATGCTTGGACGTGAGAagtttcttcttcctcaaaatgTAGGACAAACATGGTTCTTATCTCTGGTTGGTGTGTAGTTGTTAGAAACACGGTTGAGATTTTTTCGTAAGTGTAAGCTGCAAATTCCAAAATCTCCTGAACTCTCTCTACGCTTATTCAGTTGAAATCTCAGTTTCCttctaacaaatttttttaaatcagaataaaataattatgacAACGAATCCCTTAATTATGACCTTTCAGATATCCCTTATTTTCACCAACTACTTCTTAGATTTCAACTCATATAACACTAGATTTCCTGTAAAATGaacaataattaatttaaaaattcaTTTGCCCTTGCCACGTATCCATTGGTGATTGATTGACCATTACCTCATGTTGTCACGTATCAGTGGGTGACCAGAGGTCACTTTTGATGCAAACAATAACATAAATGCGAACcccgaaaagaagaaaaaaaatgaagtggacaagttttccaaaAGTTCCATTAGCAAGTTGTTGGAACTTGAAAGAAGTAGTAGAAAAACATTACATAAATTCcatataaaagtataaaaataaatcaaacaccATTGCACCAAACGCATAAGCACAAACGGAAGAAAGTCAAAGCGTCAAACTTCAAAGCCTCCCTTTCTTTCTGTCCTTCTCTCTCTTAGTAATATATAATAGAATTActgttaattaataattaagctCAAGATTAACTGAATTCTCTATTGTGGCTCATCCTCCACATTTTTCAAACCCATGTACTCTATAAAAACCCCTTCTTCTCTCTAATAAATCCTGCAAGGGAgtattaacaataataatattcctctctctctctctctctgtgtctaTCTACTTTTTTGTTCCAATCAATCAGTCTCTCcatttgaagaaattaaagaTGGTTGTTGTGGATGGGAAGAATTGCAGCAGCGTCGACGACTCTAAAGAATTACGTGAAGAAGATAATACGGACTTAAGGAGAGGTCCATGGACGGCCGAGGAAGATCTGAAGCTCATGAATTACATTGTTAATAATGGCGAAGGAAGATGGAACTCTCTCGCTCGTTGCGCAGGTACTGCTtgctaattatttattaatttagtgTTGTTGATATTGTTGTAATTATATGTGTTTTGCATAAGTGGTAAGGTTTCTTAATTCTTTCACTCCTTTTTTGGCCTCTCTTTTAATGTTCTCCCCAATTCTAGTGCTTTTGATGATGAATTGAACAGCTCTTGGATTGATTAACGGATCTAGTTGATGTCAATTTATGTGAGTGGTTCATATAATGTAAGAGGGATTATGATTGATATTTGATAAAACTGAAAAAGCAAAAGTGCAGCTTGTTGCAAAAACTGATAGAAGTATATGAGCATtacctctttctctttctctatgTCATCTCAATATTAtctttttataaaattaaaaaaaaatttgcagagTTAGTTTTAATTATACGTATCTAAACTAGATTTAATGAAATAGGAATTAATAGGACCGGAAAAAGCTGCAGATTGAGATGGCTCAACTATCTTCGCCCTGACGTACGCCGCGGAAACATCAATCTCGAAGAACAACTCATGATTCTTGAACTTCATTCTCGATGGGGAAATCGGTATTGATATATTAATTACTCCCAAACCCAAATCAatcaaacatattataataattacttCAAACCATCCACTTCTGTTATTGTTCACTTAATATTATTCACGTATATAATTTTCAGATGGTCGAAGATAGCGCAACACTTGCCAGGCAGAACCGACAACGAAATCAAGAACTACTGGAGAACTCGTGTCCAAAAGCACGCCAAGCAACTCAAATGTGACGTCAACAGCAAGCAATTCAAGGACACCATGCGTTATCTATGGATGCCTAGACTTATTGAGAGAATCCAAGCCTCTTCAGCcgcaaccaccaccaccaccaacgggGCCGTCGCTTCTTCTCGAACTGCCACCGCCGACCAAGTGAGCTTACCCTACGAACGTGCACACATGATGATGACTTCCAGTTCTTACACTCCAGAGAACTCCAGCACTACTGGAACTTCCTCCTCCGACTCGTTTGGGACTTCGACTCAGGTTTCATCGGACTTGGGCGTGGAGTATAATTACAACAATATCCCGGTTAACCACAACCTTAATCCGGATTACTATCAAGCCAATCAAGTCGGTAATAATTGCGAGGACTTGACTGTTAGTACTCCGTCCGGATACTACTGTAATAAGGGATTAGATTTCCAGGAACAAAACAACGTTAACCCATGGTTGAACAGCGGGGACACATCCGACATTCTCTGGAATGTGGAGGACATTTGGTTCTTACAACAGCAACTCAACACCATGTGAAGagattgaaaaaataattattatagaTAAAACAAATTaggatacatatatacatattgcATAGAGAAAATTGGGATCATACAAGTTCCAATTGTGGATTATAACTAGTAGTGGTTATTATTGTATGTTGTTCATgagtttgtttggttttttctttttgtttgttttgggggAGGTTTTTGTCAATTAATTGGTTAATCTAATTCTTTGATATTAGCTATAGATACTTGGTGGATTTTTAAACCAAGTGATTGCATTATGGAAGCATGTTTCaagataattattatttataatggATATATTTGATCATATTATAATATGTAAAGATGTGTATTAgtcttttatattattttattttataattaactATGATCACTAGTGCGTGCtgtaaattaatattttcattATGCATCTATTTAATTAGTGATGCAACTTTTTTGAAACATTGTCCATGGGGCCTGAACCAGTCAAAAGTCCCCTTGGCCTTGAGTTTCTAGAAAACAGAAAGTGAAGTTCCAATTATCTAAAGGACGTGGCAATAAGAGATTCGTCCGATGAAGCACTGAAGTTAGTCCATTAGGGGAGAACTAGCTAGCtacttacatattttttttgctaaagcTTAAGGAATGATCGTAATAATTATAAATCATGACCCATTTCTCCTTTTTTTGGTTGGTCTTCGTGCGGACAAATTGCTTGGAAAAACTCCATAAAACCAGACAAATTAAGGTTGGTGCTAAATTTGATTCCCCACGTAATTCTGGCATGTTAACGAAATGGTtttaatttcttatcaaatacgtACCCTTGTTATAGGTTAACTTTTCAAGAGCTGGCATAAATAATATTTGACTGCATCAAGTCATCAACGAATTCAAGTCAAAATAGGAATTTGCAAGTCGACTATATTTATGACACGTTCTTTAATTTGTTAGGACCATTTTCATCTGAATCTAATCTAGAGAGGAAAAAAGGGTgagaaagaaaataccaaatttATGACCAATACATTCGCACGTACGAAGGGCAAGGTTGGCACGTGAGAGGAGAACAATGAGTGAGGACCAAAACGTGATGAAATAATAACAACAtaaagcgagagagagagagagagagatttatgGCGGCTGGGAATCTGTGTGGGCCGCGTGCCTAGAGGAGAAGCCATAGGTGTGGTTCCCGGTTTCTGAGGTGTTGCAAGGCTGCCACGCGTTTCTTTGCCTCTCTCATGAGTCATTAGGCAAAGAAACAGCCTGGACTGAAGCACTTACAGGTCAGCCGCAACCATTGAAACGGCCCAcaaatttaaagtttaaacagcTCCACGTAagacataaaatatatatatatatatatatatgcgtgtgCGTTTGTTACACCTATAGGAGCAAAGAAAAATTACTATTGGACTCCACAATATATCCCGCCATCTCCACATTACATCCTAATTAAGGGTTAAACTAGACACCAGCACACACGTGTGAATGTGTGTTAGCATATACATACACGCGTGGACATACAGCTGGTCTCCCACAATTAGAGGCTTCAGAGTACGATCTTATCTTTATTCTGGTCTGGCGGGGGCCTTGGGTTTGGAACTTCACCACGGAGAGAGACCTATCGGGAAAGATGTGGGGTCCTGCATTAATCTCTTTTTTTATAAAGCATACTCTTGAACATatgatatgggtctaaacttaAATGTCGAGTTCGCACATACAAAATTTTCACTCGATGACAATATAAATTTGATCAAAATCCAACGCGTGACTATAAGGATATTGTATGATGTCTCTCGAGTCAAGTTCATATCGTTTGATCCTAAaaagattcaccaactagactCATGATTACATGATATATTTAATCTGACGTTGGCATATGATGCCATCAATTGTGGATCCCACGTCACAAACTCTTTGTTGAATAATAAGCTGGTTATTGTTACTTATGGAGAGGTAGCTATCATCAGTAGCTTACAATGTATTTGGGTTCAGTTTTGGCCTAAACACTGTGCAGATGCTCTAGTTTTGaacagggaaaaaaaggaaagaaaaaagaaaaaagaaaaaaagaggataGAGACGAACTGAAATGGGTAATACATTAGATGCACATATATGCCAATACATTACACTTAAAACATTTTTCTTTGGCACCATATTGGCATATTGGGTTGAGACTGACGTACATacccacatatatacatataattgtgtAACTTGCGTGAAGCTCTCTAATGAAAGCGAAATAAAGGTGCGATGTATATCaccatctatttagtgttataaatATATAGATTATCTCCAAAAAAGTGTAGAAGATATCTCCGACCTGTAACAAACCAAGTAAGTGAACATGTTCTACTTCCATTATAAGCAAGCAAACATGCAGGATATTAGTTTAGATTTGTGCTTATCCAACTCAGGAAAAGCTTGGATGAAACTACACTTCAATTCTTATGTCGTACGTtggatttttatatttttctggttACATCCAATGATGACGACAGAGGTTTGTTTTGTCGATCACTCTCATTACGCATGCAACGGAAATAGCATCTCCACCATATTAGGAGAAGCTTATGCctacattttttttcctcatcaCTTAAGTTTTATTAAATATCCTACATGGTTTATCAGGATGGTCCATCTTCATAATACTTGAGACGTCTTTTAATTAAAGACAAAATCATGAGCCTTGAGCCCCGAgtacacattaaaaaaaaatacacaattaTCTACTTAACAAAACATTTCTCTGTATtagattataaaaaataaataaataaaaagagcaTGTGCTATGACATCATATCCAAACAAATTTCActgtaaatttttaaaaaataaaaaataataatcatgaCTTTTGTCTTATAACTtcccaaaacttttttttttttttttctctcaatttcgGAATCCATTTTTTCAAGGTAAGGGAAGAGGACGGAGACGAATCTCCTGCCTTTCCTCCTACTCCCCTAGCGTAAATATACCCTTCCTTTGTATGGATATgttgttttctttcctttttgtgcTGAATAAGAAATTTTTAAGATTTATTCATTACATCGTCTTTCATGAAAGTGAAATATAGATCTTATCATTCATCTGTCATGGATTCTTCACCACATCGATTCTTCTAGTGTGTTTTAGGAATATATATCTAATTGATGCATAGTGATGGAACTTATAGATCTGGTGAAGATCGATCTTTTTTTATGTATGGGAAGTTAATAATTTAGATCCAATCCATGTATGTTGTGTCCgttttatgtttgttgtttaatccTTTCGGGTTTATCTTGGGACAATGTTAATCATCCCAGTGTTATctggtgtttgtttgttttttttgtttttgagtctTACTGGCTGCTTTCCTTGGCTTCGATTTGTAATTTTCTAAGCGGCTATCGCAACGCTATATGTAAGTTTGCTATCCTGGAATGAATGGTTGAGGCttatatcattttcaaaaaaatataatagaaaagaaaaggccTATTTCGTTTGAATCCTTGGGCCCAATTCCCCCAACCCACATCAATGGAAATGAAATGAAGTGTACACTGTACAGAGAAATAGAAGTCCGCCGATTCGAATTATGGACAATGTAAGGCCCATTACAATCTTGACAACTCCCATTGACTTTAGGTGAAGCCATGCGAAGGCCCATTTTGCTTCAAGCCTTTTGAAGGTCCAAAAGTCTTCTGAAAAGCAGCACAGCCCGGCAAAAGATTTGCCCACTAAAACAAGGCAGCGAGCGTTGTTGTGAGCAATGGTCACAGGGTGAAGTATGAAGCAAAATTCCATTGATGGGGTACAAAAAGCCATGGACAAACTTGACTGATCACTCCGCATCTTCTCTGCCCATCCGAAAATGGTCGAGCCGCCCAGCACCAAGGCGTAGAGAGTAGCATGCTTTTTTGTATTCGGCCCAAGTGAAGGGCCTGTATCTACAAGGATTGTGGGGCGTCAGCATCTCTGGCAGGACACTGATCCTTGCTTGGAGGGATGGCGCCCCAAAATAAGCCATCGACACTCTCGACTTAGCTGAGTTCGTGAGGGCTCTATGCCTCACACTCACGAATCTCCCATTTGTTATAGCCTTCAAAATCACAAGAACACAAATATCAAACAATCGATCTTCAAAACATGATCTGCCCAAGAAACTATAcattaaagaaagaaattgaaagaaaaaagtaaCTCAAAACTAATGCAAAAAATACTATCCTGAATGTCATTTTGATTTCTCTGTTTCTGACTGAAAACATGACTACTTTCATTTCAGTAAAATatatttctagtttctagtcaaTCATTagtctttcaaaaaaaagttcCAAATTTTCATTGGAGGAATCCCTAAAATGGGTTGCACTGACAATGCATCTGTAGATTTGATTGATGATCCAGTTCAGTATCAGTTCCTATCAAATCAGCTTCATAGATTGCTATGATTAGAGCTATGAGACTGAGAAGCCAGAGcgggggggagaaaaagagatAAGATTGGGACCCACCTGTAACACGTCACCCACATT is a genomic window containing:
- the LOC119999961 gene encoding transcription factor MYB108-like gives rise to the protein MVVVDGKNCSSVDDSKELREEDNTDLRRGPWTAEEDLKLMNYIVNNGEGRWNSLARCAGINRTGKSCRLRWLNYLRPDVRRGNINLEEQLMILELHSRWGNRWSKIAQHLPGRTDNEIKNYWRTRVQKHAKQLKCDVNSKQFKDTMRYLWMPRLIERIQASSAATTTTTNGAVASSRTATADQVSLPYERAHMMMTSSSYTPENSSTTGTSSSDSFGTSTQVSSDLGVEYNYNNIPVNHNLNPDYYQANQVGNNCEDLTVSTPSGYYCNKGLDFQEQNNVNPWLNSGDTSDILWNVEDIWFLQQQLNTM